A stretch of the Mycobacteroides immunogenum genome encodes the following:
- a CDS encoding LpqN/LpqT family lipoprotein: protein MTTIRYSVRFAAATASVAALLAGTAAVAIADPQPAPVPPAPAATANAAVAPAPNAAPAPAVAPTSATNPLQPSAPTGAAPATDGTLTEFFASKNVKVEPLNKSSHGVPRISIPIPNNWANVPDPNVPNAYQVIVSKANGTGIYQSNAQLTMSKLVGEFDTNEAVSHGPVEVKTLQGWQPTDSSLVTYQGFPSSIVEGTFRQDGESLNTSRRAVIITQGKDRFLVQLAVTTTVGNAIAEAPATDLIVNGLRFGDAAPVTAPVADPNALADPDAVPGAPAAPAPGAADPNAPASPAPGIPGLPALPTLPAPVPPAPPAA, encoded by the coding sequence GTGACGACCATACGGTATTCAGTCAGATTCGCGGCGGCCACGGCCTCCGTCGCGGCACTGCTCGCGGGGACTGCGGCCGTTGCGATCGCGGACCCCCAGCCGGCACCCGTACCCCCGGCACCGGCGGCCACTGCCAACGCCGCCGTCGCACCGGCCCCCAATGCGGCGCCGGCGCCCGCCGTGGCGCCCACGTCAGCGACCAACCCCTTGCAGCCGTCCGCGCCGACCGGCGCCGCACCGGCTACCGACGGCACGCTCACCGAGTTCTTCGCATCCAAGAACGTCAAGGTGGAGCCGCTGAACAAGAGCAGTCACGGGGTACCGCGCATCAGCATCCCGATCCCCAACAACTGGGCCAACGTGCCGGACCCGAATGTCCCCAACGCCTACCAAGTGATTGTCAGCAAGGCCAACGGCACCGGGATCTACCAGTCCAACGCCCAGCTCACCATGAGCAAGCTGGTCGGCGAGTTCGACACCAACGAGGCCGTCTCGCATGGCCCCGTCGAGGTCAAGACACTGCAGGGCTGGCAGCCGACCGATTCCTCGCTGGTCACCTACCAGGGATTTCCCTCGTCGATCGTGGAAGGCACTTTCCGCCAGGACGGTGAAAGCCTGAACACCTCACGCCGCGCCGTGATCATCACGCAGGGCAAGGACCGTTTCCTGGTCCAGCTGGCCGTCACCACCACCGTCGGCAACGCCATCGCGGAGGCACCCGCCACCGACCTGATCGTCAACGGTCTGCGCTTCGGGGACGCCGCGCCAGTGACCGCGCCGGTGGCCGATCCGAACGCGCTCGCCGATCCGGACGCGGTCCCGGGTGCCCCCGCGGCACCGGCTCCCGGTGCGGCGGATCCGAACGCACCGGCTTCGCCGGCACCGGGTATCCCGGGTTTGCCGGCACTGCCGACCTTGCCCGCGCCGGTGCCGCCGGCCCCGCCCGCGGCGTAG
- a CDS encoding DUF4393 domain-containing protein, giving the protein MTDNTPVPAHNNRELRPDRVVQGVAMLAAKTWWRGVKWSADVATTTGTKIIDDVRAGRSATDIALSATEHVLGAVRDALQLPSDSSGLTLAKPQKPTPSRVTIDITESGALDGDELRRRGAELLRRSADVSDVEDTHPAYARIINQLAPDEARILRFLAAHGAQPVVDVRTSRPFDVGSEMIAEGLSMVAERSGCRYTNRNNAYTNNLVRLGLVRASPEAVAAERYQVLEVQPDVVAACRRAGRAHKTVRRSIHLTPFGEDFCRAVIPTDPSVGDDL; this is encoded by the coding sequence ATGACCGATAACACGCCCGTCCCAGCGCACAACAATCGTGAGCTCCGACCCGATCGCGTGGTCCAAGGGGTCGCCATGCTGGCCGCCAAAACCTGGTGGCGCGGCGTCAAGTGGTCGGCGGATGTCGCCACCACCACCGGAACCAAAATCATCGACGACGTGCGGGCTGGCCGATCGGCCACCGACATCGCCCTGTCCGCCACCGAGCACGTGCTGGGCGCTGTACGGGACGCGCTACAGCTGCCGAGCGACTCCTCCGGGCTCACCCTGGCCAAACCGCAGAAGCCCACACCCTCCCGCGTCACCATCGACATCACCGAATCGGGCGCCCTCGACGGCGACGAATTACGCCGCCGCGGAGCCGAATTGCTGCGGCGTTCCGCCGATGTCTCCGACGTCGAGGACACGCATCCGGCCTACGCCCGCATCATCAACCAGCTGGCTCCCGATGAGGCGCGGATCCTGCGCTTCCTTGCCGCGCACGGTGCGCAACCCGTGGTGGATGTGCGGACCAGCCGCCCGTTCGACGTCGGCTCGGAGATGATCGCCGAGGGACTGTCCATGGTCGCCGAACGTTCCGGCTGCCGCTACACCAACCGCAACAACGCGTATACGAACAACCTGGTGCGCCTCGGCCTGGTCCGCGCGTCTCCGGAAGCGGTTGCGGCCGAGCGCTATCAGGTGCTGGAGGTGCAACCCGATGTGGTCGCGGCATGCCGCCGGGCAGGGCGTGCGCACAAGACGGTGCGCCGCAGTATCCACTTGACGCCGTTCGGTGAGGACTTCTGCCGCGCCGTCATCCCCACCGATCCCTCGGTGGGCGACGACCTGTAG
- a CDS encoding YqgE/AlgH family protein yields the protein MAHGDEPEEGEAYGEGYMAPPAHRLRAGTLLIANTNLFEPTFRRSVIFIVEHNDGGTLGVVLNRPSETAVYNVLPQWAKLAGKPKTMFIGGPVKRDAALCLATLRAGVSIDGVKGLRHVAGRMAMVDLDAEPEDIAPLVEGIRVFAGYSGWTIGQLEGEVERDDWIVLSALPSDVLTDTHEDLWAKVLRRQPLPMSLLATHPIDVSRN from the coding sequence GTGGCGCACGGGGACGAGCCCGAAGAGGGCGAGGCATATGGCGAGGGCTACATGGCGCCGCCCGCACATCGTCTGCGGGCCGGGACCCTGCTGATCGCGAACACCAATCTCTTTGAGCCGACGTTTCGACGCAGCGTGATTTTCATCGTCGAACACAACGATGGCGGCACGCTGGGTGTCGTGCTCAATCGTCCCAGCGAGACCGCCGTGTACAACGTGCTGCCGCAGTGGGCCAAGCTCGCCGGTAAGCCCAAGACCATGTTCATCGGTGGGCCGGTCAAACGGGATGCGGCACTGTGCCTGGCGACGCTGCGTGCGGGGGTCAGCATCGACGGTGTGAAGGGTCTGCGCCATGTGGCGGGCCGCATGGCGATGGTCGATCTGGACGCCGAACCCGAGGACATCGCCCCGCTGGTCGAGGGCATCAGGGTCTTCGCCGGCTATTCCGGGTGGACGATCGGTCAGCTTGAAGGAGAAGTCGAGCGCGACGATTGGATCGTGTTGTCGGCGCTCCCGTCCGATGTGCTCACCGACACCCACGAGGATCTGTGGGCCAAGGTGCTGCGCCGGCAGCCACTGCCGATGTCGCTGTTGGCGACCCACCCCATCGACGTGAGCCGCAACTAG
- a CDS encoding MFS transporter — protein MTARHSPLSLWRAIHDLPDFGRLVWVRLLTQFSDGLFQAALAGALLFNPEREAEPWAIAGAFAVLFLPYSALGPFAGALLDRWDRRAVLIGANLIRVLLVALVGFELAFSADDVVLLLGALIVNGVTRFVTSGLSAALPHVVPRDQVATMNSVATAVGATATFFGANFMLMLRAVFGAGDLGSATVIFLVIVPTTAAAWVASGFAGDRLGPDDSVRAVHGSAFYAVATGWLHGARTIVGTPSVFDALIGLAAHRMVFGLNTLLVLVLVRTNESVFAGIGAAAFFLACTGVGSFLGTVSTPALLRRFGRGRTLGMALGGAVLLQLMASGLYIPIVLTAAFGLGMAGQVIKLCADVGMQTDVDDALRGHVFAVQDSLFWVTFTGAMAVGAAFITHAHWLAFGGAVIYLIGLIVHMTRTLWPSPAESSQPDPEGHARDLDR, from the coding sequence ATGACTGCGCGCCACTCGCCGCTGAGCCTGTGGCGCGCCATCCACGACCTGCCCGACTTCGGGCGGCTGGTGTGGGTCCGGCTACTGACCCAGTTCAGCGACGGCCTGTTCCAGGCCGCCCTCGCGGGTGCCTTGCTGTTCAACCCGGAGCGCGAAGCCGAGCCGTGGGCGATCGCCGGCGCCTTCGCGGTGCTGTTCCTGCCGTACTCGGCGCTCGGCCCGTTCGCCGGTGCGCTGCTGGACCGCTGGGACCGGCGCGCGGTCTTGATCGGCGCCAATCTGATCCGGGTACTGCTGGTGGCCCTCGTCGGATTCGAGCTGGCCTTCAGCGCCGACGACGTGGTGCTGCTGCTGGGCGCGTTGATAGTCAACGGCGTCACCCGATTCGTGACATCGGGGCTCTCGGCAGCCCTACCGCATGTGGTGCCGCGCGATCAGGTCGCGACCATGAACTCGGTCGCCACGGCGGTGGGAGCCACCGCCACCTTCTTCGGCGCCAACTTCATGCTGATGCTGCGCGCCGTTTTCGGTGCCGGCGATTTAGGCTCTGCCACAGTCATTTTCCTGGTCATCGTGCCGACGACGGCGGCAGCCTGGGTGGCATCGGGGTTCGCCGGTGACCGGTTGGGTCCCGACGACAGCGTGCGCGCGGTGCACGGCTCGGCCTTCTACGCGGTGGCCACCGGGTGGCTGCACGGCGCCCGCACCATCGTCGGCACACCTTCGGTCTTCGACGCGCTCATCGGGCTGGCCGCCCATCGCATGGTGTTCGGGCTCAACACCTTGCTTGTCCTTGTCCTGGTCCGCACCAACGAATCGGTGTTCGCCGGGATCGGGGCCGCGGCGTTCTTCCTGGCCTGCACCGGCGTCGGCTCATTCTTGGGGACGGTCTCCACCCCCGCGCTGCTGCGCCGTTTCGGCCGCGGACGCACCCTCGGTATGGCGCTGGGCGGCGCCGTCCTCCTGCAACTGATGGCCTCGGGTTTGTACATCCCCATCGTGCTGACCGCTGCCTTCGGCCTCGGCATGGCCGGTCAGGTGATCAAGCTGTGCGCCGATGTCGGCATGCAGACCGACGTCGACGACGCGCTGCGCGGGCACGTCTTCGCGGTGCAGGACTCGCTGTTCTGGGTCACTTTCACCGGTGCGATGGCCGTCGGCGCCGCCTTCATCACGCACGCGCATTGGCTGGCCTTCGGCGGCGCGGTGATCTACTTGATCGGACTGATCGTGCACATGACACGGACCCTTTGGCCCAGCCCGGCCGAATCCAGCCAACCCGACCCGGAAGGACACGCCCGTGACCTCGACCGCTGA
- a CDS encoding TIGR03084 family metal-binding protein, giving the protein MTSTADAVIDDLRDESDALDALVAPLSDDGWALDTPAAGWTIAHQIAHLHWTDAQSLLAATDPEGFARELPKAMADPFGFVDKAAEETAQIPPAELLTRWRDTRNELHAALRAVPDGVKIPWYGPPMSPASMGTARLMETWAHALDVADALAVAPAATARLKSIAHLGVRTRDFAYSVHSLPAPAAPFRVELTGPDGDIWTWGPDDAAQRVTGSALDFCYLVTQRRPRADLDLKAFGEDAEKWLSIAQAFAGPPGAGRG; this is encoded by the coding sequence GTGACCTCGACCGCTGACGCTGTCATCGACGACCTGCGCGATGAGAGTGACGCACTGGACGCCCTGGTGGCGCCGCTATCCGACGACGGCTGGGCTCTGGACACCCCTGCGGCGGGCTGGACCATCGCCCACCAGATCGCCCATCTGCATTGGACCGATGCGCAGTCGCTGCTGGCGGCCACCGATCCCGAGGGTTTCGCCCGCGAGCTTCCCAAGGCGATGGCCGACCCCTTCGGGTTTGTGGACAAGGCCGCCGAGGAGACCGCCCAGATTCCACCCGCGGAGCTGCTGACGCGTTGGCGCGATACCCGCAACGAGCTGCACGCGGCACTGCGCGCCGTTCCCGACGGAGTCAAGATCCCCTGGTACGGGCCGCCGATGAGCCCGGCCTCCATGGGCACCGCCCGCCTGATGGAGACGTGGGCACACGCCCTGGATGTCGCGGACGCGCTCGCGGTGGCACCCGCTGCCACCGCGCGGTTGAAATCCATTGCTCACCTGGGTGTTCGGACCCGCGACTTTGCGTATTCGGTGCATTCATTGCCGGCTCCCGCCGCGCCGTTTCGTGTCGAGCTGACCGGCCCCGACGGGGACATCTGGACCTGGGGTCCCGACGACGCCGCCCAGCGTGTCACCGGATCGGCGCTCGACTTCTGCTATCTGGTGACCCAGCGCCGTCCGCGCGCGGACTTGGATCTGAAAGCCTTCGGCGAGGACGCCGAGAAGTGGCTCTCCATCGCGCAGGCATTCGCCGGCCCGCCCGGCGCCGGCCGGGGGTGA
- a CDS encoding phthiocerol/phthiodiolone dimycocerosyl transferase family protein, whose protein sequence is MFAGNRSTVAYSVFGTGALDIDALAIAFRALLTSYPVLSAHIVPVGAGYTLRHVPHPPAPQVGTRTALPRSGFTITDPDAVCAVDAAQSGNAFRLTLLTHHSIADAGAALKYLDVLCSLYTRVITTGSPGTIRAHPLAISLEQFLALRGYVIPEPCAPAASRSEAPVDPTVVVRHGRTQLGHEQTAQLFDTARAVRLTVHGVVCAAILLAAHALSRSPDPVPFCLTSSVDLRTRTGTPITAVQGTVIQGADTAALTVTPDDDPLRLAGAVLDSLAGGLADGGVHQAFLRNPLPRQPSIKNPLMVTNWGRIPPLQLPEGLHVHDFRATVRGRRIGLRATTLPPSFFVTTCDGRLSLDHPVWVADESDPTLAWTAALGRAFDRLLR, encoded by the coding sequence ATGTTCGCGGGAAACCGCAGCACCGTGGCGTACTCGGTGTTCGGTACCGGCGCGCTCGATATCGATGCTCTGGCAATCGCTTTCCGCGCGCTGTTGACGAGCTACCCGGTGCTGTCCGCGCACATCGTGCCCGTCGGGGCCGGTTACACGCTGCGACACGTTCCCCATCCGCCCGCACCGCAGGTGGGTACCCGCACCGCCCTACCCCGGTCTGGCTTCACCATCACCGACCCCGACGCGGTGTGTGCCGTCGATGCGGCCCAGAGCGGCAATGCCTTTCGCCTGACCTTGCTCACCCACCACAGCATCGCCGACGCGGGCGCCGCACTGAAATACCTGGACGTTCTGTGCTCGCTGTACACCCGTGTGATCACGACGGGATCACCCGGGACCATCCGCGCGCATCCTCTGGCCATCTCGCTGGAACAGTTCCTTGCCCTGCGCGGGTACGTCATACCCGAGCCCTGCGCGCCCGCCGCATCACGCTCCGAGGCGCCGGTCGACCCGACGGTCGTGGTCCGGCACGGGCGCACCCAGCTCGGGCATGAGCAGACCGCGCAGTTGTTCGACACGGCCCGTGCGGTCCGCCTGACCGTGCACGGAGTCGTGTGTGCCGCGATCCTGCTTGCCGCTCACGCGCTTTCACGATCACCGGACCCGGTCCCCTTTTGCCTGACGTCCTCGGTCGACCTACGTACCCGAACCGGCACACCCATCACCGCGGTGCAGGGCACGGTGATCCAGGGTGCCGACACCGCGGCTCTGACAGTCACCCCCGATGACGACCCGCTGCGCCTGGCTGGCGCGGTACTGGATTCCCTGGCCGGCGGCCTCGCGGATGGCGGTGTGCACCAAGCATTTCTGCGCAATCCGCTGCCGCGGCAGCCGTCGATCAAGAATCCGCTCATGGTGACGAACTGGGGACGGATACCGCCGCTACAGCTGCCCGAGGGACTACACGTCCATGATTTCCGCGCCACCGTGCGCGGTAGGCGTATTGGGCTGCGCGCCACAACTCTTCCGCCGAGCTTCTTCGTCACCACCTGCGACGGGCGACTCAGCCTCGATCATCCGGTATGGGTGGCCGATGAGTCCGATCCGACGCTCGCGTGGACGGCGGCGCTAGGGCGCGCCTTCGACCGGCTTCTCCGCTGA
- a CDS encoding sulfite exporter TauE/SafE family protein produces the protein MLLAAASAAGWVDAVVGGGGLILIPVLLLIFPGMTPATALGTNKLTALSGTASAAIRLFPRTPLNWRALLGAFVVAAACASVGAYTASRLPVSVFKPVVLVLLLAVGVFVATRPQFGTAAHTSTRTRATTLTALAMAAIVIAFYDGIMGPGTGTFMIITLTAVAGMTFLESSATAKVLNSGTNVGALIVFASQGHVLWLLGLALGVANIAGAQLGAHMALGRGAGFVRVVLLVVVVVMVGKLGYDMLG, from the coding sequence GTGCTGCTGGCCGCGGCATCCGCCGCCGGCTGGGTCGACGCGGTGGTGGGCGGCGGCGGCCTCATCCTCATCCCGGTACTCCTATTGATCTTTCCCGGCATGACCCCGGCCACCGCGCTGGGCACCAACAAGCTCACCGCGCTCTCGGGCACGGCATCGGCCGCCATTCGGCTCTTCCCCCGAACACCGCTGAACTGGCGCGCGTTGTTGGGAGCCTTCGTCGTCGCCGCGGCCTGCGCCAGCGTCGGCGCATACACCGCCTCGCGCCTACCGGTGTCGGTCTTCAAACCCGTGGTGCTGGTGCTGCTGCTGGCCGTGGGGGTATTCGTCGCGACGCGGCCCCAGTTCGGTACCGCGGCGCACACCTCTACCCGCACGAGGGCCACCACCCTGACCGCGCTGGCCATGGCCGCCATTGTCATCGCCTTCTACGACGGCATCATGGGCCCGGGCACCGGGACGTTCATGATCATCACGCTGACCGCCGTCGCCGGGATGACCTTCCTGGAAAGTTCGGCCACCGCCAAGGTGCTCAACTCGGGCACCAATGTCGGAGCGCTCATCGTCTTCGCCTCACAAGGGCATGTGCTGTGGCTGCTGGGCTTGGCCCTTGGCGTCGCGAACATCGCGGGAGCCCAGCTCGGCGCGCATATGGCGCTCGGTCGTGGCGCCGGTTTCGTCCGCGTGGTGCTGCTGGTGGTCGTCGTGGTGATGGTGGGCAAGCTCGGCTACGACATGCTCGGCTGA
- a CDS encoding CCA tRNA nucleotidyltransferase codes for MPESIPTAELLATAAVTLNRHKKMLAELGALFDSAGFSLYLVGGSVRDAVLGKLGTDLDFTTDARPEQVRELVTGWAEAIWDTGIAFGTIGVARKGQRVEITTFRSDSYDQQSRNPEVVFGDTLEGDLVRRDFTVNAMAVKIGPDGPGDFCDPLNGLEALRAGVLDTPSAPEISFGDDPLRMLRAARFVSQLGFTVAPRVLDALHAMAGQLGRITAERVQTELDKLVVGAHPVAGIDLLVDSGLGAVVLPEVGEMQLTIDEHHQHKDVYRHSLTVLEQAVDLEDDGPDLVLRWAALLHDIGKPATRRHEDGGGVSFHHHEVVGAKMVRKRMRALKYSKQMVEDVSQLVYLHLRFHGYGDGKWTDSAVRRYVTDAGPLLPRLHKLVRADCTTRNKRRAARLQANYDGLEERIAELAAKEDLARVRPDLDGNEIMELLGVPAGPIIGQAWRFLKELRLERGPLDHDEAIEALREWWAEQGDA; via the coding sequence GTGCCCGAATCGATACCGACCGCCGAATTGCTGGCCACCGCCGCGGTGACCCTGAACCGGCACAAGAAGATGCTCGCGGAGTTGGGCGCACTCTTTGATTCCGCAGGCTTCAGCCTGTATCTGGTGGGCGGCAGTGTCCGAGACGCGGTGCTGGGGAAGCTGGGCACCGACCTGGATTTCACCACCGATGCGCGCCCCGAACAGGTGCGGGAGCTGGTCACCGGCTGGGCCGAGGCCATCTGGGACACCGGGATCGCGTTCGGCACCATCGGGGTGGCCCGCAAGGGGCAGCGGGTGGAGATCACGACCTTCCGCAGCGACAGCTATGACCAGCAGTCGCGCAACCCCGAGGTGGTCTTTGGCGACACCCTTGAGGGCGATCTGGTGCGCCGGGATTTCACCGTCAACGCGATGGCGGTGAAGATCGGCCCGGACGGGCCCGGAGATTTCTGCGACCCGTTGAACGGGCTCGAGGCGCTGCGCGCCGGGGTGCTGGACACTCCTTCGGCCCCGGAGATCTCATTCGGTGACGACCCGCTGCGCATGCTGCGCGCTGCCCGTTTCGTTTCCCAACTGGGCTTCACGGTGGCGCCGCGTGTACTGGACGCGCTGCACGCGATGGCCGGTCAGCTGGGCCGGATCACCGCTGAACGGGTGCAGACCGAGCTGGACAAGTTGGTCGTGGGCGCGCATCCGGTGGCGGGAATCGATCTGTTGGTGGACAGCGGGCTGGGTGCGGTGGTGCTGCCCGAGGTGGGCGAGATGCAGCTGACCATCGATGAACATCACCAGCACAAGGACGTTTATCGGCATTCGCTCACGGTGTTGGAGCAGGCGGTGGACCTCGAAGACGACGGGCCCGACCTGGTGTTGCGCTGGGCGGCGCTGCTGCATGACATCGGTAAGCCCGCCACCCGCCGTCATGAGGATGGCGGCGGGGTCAGCTTCCATCACCACGAGGTGGTCGGCGCCAAGATGGTGCGCAAACGAATGCGCGCGCTCAAGTACTCCAAGCAGATGGTCGAGGACGTTTCGCAGTTGGTGTACCTGCACCTGCGATTCCACGGGTACGGCGACGGGAAGTGGACCGACTCCGCGGTGCGCCGATACGTCACCGACGCCGGTCCGTTGTTGCCGCGGCTGCACAAGCTGGTACGGGCCGACTGCACGACGCGCAACAAGCGGCGGGCGGCCCGGCTGCAGGCCAACTATGACGGGCTGGAAGAGCGGATCGCCGAGCTGGCCGCCAAGGAGGATCTGGCGCGGGTGCGGCCCGACCTCGACGGCAACGAGATCATGGAGCTGCTGGGGGTGCCGGCCGGGCCGATCATCGGGCAGGCCTGGCGGTTCTTGAAGGAGCTCAGGTTGGAGCGGGGCCCGCTCGATCACGACGAGGCGATCGAGGCGCTGCGGGAATGGTGGGCCGAGCAGGGCGACGCGTAA
- a CDS encoding NUDIX hydrolase has product MSDSSGGSRTGGSSDEPGSEPASARGRGSRRGRRNRSQGRAQGRAQSANTPAPSPAAEAPHAANGTNGATGKGRGRVKGRPAGSALRTVRETSAGGLVIAGIDGPKDDQVAALIGRTDRRGRMLWSLPKGHIEQGETAEQTAIREVAEETGIRGSVLAALGSIDYWFVTEGRRVHKTVHHYLMRSLGGELSDDDVEVTEVAWVPLEELPTRLAYADERRLAEVAGDLIDKLHTGGPAALPPLPPSAPRRRPQTHSSTHRTPGRRSGRGQQQ; this is encoded by the coding sequence GTGTCTGACTCCTCCGGCGGTTCCCGCACGGGTGGGTCGTCGGATGAACCGGGCTCGGAACCCGCCTCGGCGCGCGGCAGAGGGTCGCGCCGCGGTCGGCGCAACCGATCGCAAGGTCGTGCACAGGGCCGGGCGCAAAGCGCCAATACTCCGGCGCCCTCCCCGGCCGCTGAGGCTCCACATGCGGCCAACGGAACCAACGGCGCCACTGGAAAAGGCCGTGGCCGCGTCAAGGGCCGGCCTGCGGGCTCGGCGCTGCGCACGGTCCGTGAAACCTCGGCCGGTGGCCTGGTCATCGCCGGGATCGATGGCCCCAAGGACGATCAGGTGGCTGCCCTCATCGGGCGCACCGACCGGCGCGGCCGCATGCTGTGGTCACTGCCCAAGGGGCATATCGAGCAGGGCGAGACGGCCGAACAGACCGCCATCCGTGAGGTCGCCGAGGAGACAGGAATCCGGGGCAGCGTGCTCGCCGCGCTCGGCAGCATCGATTACTGGTTCGTCACCGAAGGCCGGCGCGTGCACAAAACGGTGCACCATTACCTGATGCGCTCCCTGGGCGGCGAGCTGTCCGATGACGATGTCGAGGTCACCGAGGTCGCCTGGGTGCCGCTCGAGGAGCTCCCCACCCGGCTCGCCTACGCCGATGAGCGACGGCTGGCCGAAGTCGCCGGTGATCTCATCGACAAGCTCCACACGGGCGGTCCGGCCGCTCTGCCTCCCTTGCCGCCCTCCGCACCACGACGCCGTCCTCAAACGCACTCCAGCACGCACAGGACACCGGGCCGACGATCCGGGCGCGGACAACAACAATGA